The following proteins are co-located in the Microcystis wesenbergii NRERC-220 genome:
- a CDS encoding tetratricopeptide repeat protein produces the protein MKASLSQRRWLSIGLVLMLFALLSFSIMPLLTSILQSQHSSDQSHLSAVEQEKLASQALGYQMVLEREPDNQTALRGLLDTRLQQGDLKQAIEPLEKLAQLNPQQSDYLLLLAEAKQQIEDYSGATGSYRALLASHPQDLRALTGLTNLFLSQNRHIEAISLVKDTIDRALKAAADPNNPASLIDIVSVQLLLGKIYFEQQNYPEALKAYKQAQQMDVNDFRPILAAAIVLKEQGKNQEAQPLFQDALSRAPFAYKEEIQSLISNQ, from the coding sequence ATGAAAGCTTCTCTCTCTCAACGTCGTTGGCTGTCCATCGGTCTCGTCCTGATGTTATTTGCTTTGCTGTCTTTCTCGATCATGCCGCTATTGACTTCTATTCTCCAGAGTCAGCACTCCTCGGACCAGAGTCATCTGTCCGCAGTGGAACAAGAGAAATTAGCCAGTCAAGCCCTGGGTTATCAGATGGTTTTAGAGCGTGAACCCGATAATCAGACGGCTTTGCGGGGATTATTAGATACTCGCTTACAGCAGGGCGATTTAAAGCAAGCGATCGAACCTTTAGAAAAATTAGCGCAACTTAACCCCCAACAATCCGATTATCTACTACTTTTGGCAGAAGCGAAACAGCAAATAGAGGATTATTCAGGAGCCACGGGCAGTTATCGCGCCCTTTTAGCCTCCCATCCCCAAGATCTACGGGCCTTAACTGGATTAACTAATTTATTTCTCAGCCAAAACCGCCATATCGAGGCGATTAGTCTGGTCAAAGACACGATTGATCGCGCTTTAAAAGCTGCTGCCGATCCTAATAATCCTGCTAGTTTAATCGATATCGTTTCCGTTCAGTTACTTTTAGGCAAAATCTATTTCGAGCAGCAAAATTATCCGGAAGCTTTAAAAGCCTATAAACAAGCTCAACAGATGGATGTGAACGATTTCCGACCGATTTTAGCGGCGGCGATCGTACTGAAAGAACAGGGTAAAAATCAAGAGGCTCAACCCCTCTTTCAAGATGCTCTCAGTCGCGCTCCTTTTGCCTACAAAGAGGAAATTCAGTCCCTAATCAGTAATCAGTAA
- a CDS encoding IS4 family transposase codes for MMTNFSKLIKELLKPLPKNDYPALDTFTFLSCWIGFALDKSIVSMRDLCSRMVLQGINVNLSTFSKASKIRETSPFEKVIVELNKRLVAKKGIENARALFPIDSTIISLTSKLLWSQGWHQVKLFSGLNSITTEVVGILIHFGQGHDSKEGGKTIEAIPVNGVGAMDRGFASNQRITELLESSDKHFVLRVKNNISLEMLENGKCKLGKDKRQIEVRVVAFCDLESQTEFRLATDLPLEGEGAVSNEEVAEIYIQRWQIELLWKFLKMHLKLDNLITKNENGIRLQIYSCIIAYLILQLIDIEEGFGKSLLDKLRYLQSFMCQHISYVHWFRRIVYSI; via the coding sequence CTGATGACGAATTTTTCAAAACTCATAAAAGAGCTTCTCAAACCACTGCCTAAAAATGACTACCCCGCTTTAGATACTTTTACATTTTTGTCCTGTTGGATTGGTTTTGCTTTAGATAAAAGCATCGTCAGTATGAGGGACTTATGCAGTAGAATGGTACTTCAAGGAATTAATGTAAATTTATCCACATTTTCTAAGGCAAGCAAAATTAGAGAAACAAGTCCATTTGAGAAAGTCATTGTCGAATTAAATAAGCGTTTAGTTGCCAAAAAAGGAATAGAGAATGCGCGAGCTTTATTTCCTATTGACTCAACAATAATTAGCTTAACCAGTAAATTACTATGGTCCCAGGGATGGCATCAAGTAAAACTATTCTCTGGTCTTAATAGTATCACAACAGAGGTGGTCGGAATACTCATCCATTTTGGTCAAGGTCATGACTCAAAAGAAGGAGGAAAAACGATAGAAGCAATTCCTGTAAATGGAGTTGGAGCAATGGATAGAGGATTTGCGTCTAATCAAAGAATCACCGAATTATTAGAGAGTAGTGACAAGCATTTTGTCTTGAGAGTGAAAAATAATATTAGCCTAGAGATGCTCGAAAATGGCAAGTGTAAACTCGGAAAAGATAAAAGACAAATAGAAGTAAGAGTAGTCGCTTTTTGCGACCTAGAAAGTCAAACAGAATTTCGGCTGGCGACAGATTTACCTCTAGAAGGAGAAGGAGCAGTTAGTAATGAAGAAGTTGCCGAAATTTACATCCAAAGATGGCAAATAGAACTGCTGTGGAAATTTTTAAAAATGCATCTAAAGTTGGATAATCTAATCACTAAAAACGAGAACGGAATCCGCCTACAGATCTATAGTTGCATTATCGCTTATCTGATTCTACAGCTAATAGATATTGAAGAAGGATTTGGGAAAAGCTTATTAGACAAACTGCGCTATTTACAGAGTTTCATGTGTCAACATATTAGCTATGTACACTGGTTCCGGAGGATTGTCTATTCAATTTAA